Proteins from a single region of Etheostoma cragini isolate CJK2018 unplaced genomic scaffold, CSU_Ecrag_1.0 ScbMSFa_1523, whole genome shotgun sequence:
- the podxl gene encoding podocalyxin, whose amino-acid sequence MSRPNPADKVISTKTQAPTVPSTTPPPSTTLSAAPPSGGNGASPPSSTPSKPMTPPPATSEKAVSTDSGGGLAQPFDAGALQSTGTPKTSGTPAPVTPPADVSTTKTVTDAATSQPEVPTHIVTIPITTSQDSNRGTETGSGQTSPRATESAGNTGTSSPPPTLTTAGPPAAETTNAGTNAGTTSPPQTTTTTTTFTTTSPTTTINATAAQPKTFLYSLNNGPQKQEDKDLAEVCKRLLVNLQDGNCTLKWQHHDSKVQFDYVEINGKVKTSLASQYYEEIIKKPTDNKTLIAILASCGALLIMIVILAVCASHHRKPYNENQQHLTEELHTVENGYHDNPTLEVMEVQPEMQEKKTALNGEFNDSWIVPIDNLLKEDIAGEEDTHL is encoded by the exons ATGTCTAGACCTAACCCTGCAGACAAGGTGATCTCCACTAAAACACAAGCACCCACTGTCCCAAGCACCACCCCACCACCATCCACTACCCTCTCGGCTGCCCCCCCTAGTGGGGGCAACGGTGCCAGTCCTCCGTCTAGTACCCCCAGCAAACCCATGACCCCGCCCCCAGCAACGTCTGAAAAAGCTGTATCCACCGACAGCGGCGGCGGTTTAGCGCAACCCTTCGACGCTGGCGCGCTGCAGTCAACTGGCACCCCCAAAACCTCTGGGACTCCAGCGCCTGTCACACCGCCTGCCGATGTGAGCACAACCAAGACCGTGACGGATGCCGCTACGTCTCAGCCAGAGGTCCCGACTCACATCGTCACCATCCCCATCACCACGAGCCAAGACAGCAACAGAG GAACAGAAACAGGCTCCGGGCAGACGTCACCCAGGGCCACAGAGTCAGCTGGTAACACAGGGACCAGCAGCCCCCCACCCACCCTGACCACGGCGGGACCTCCCGCAGCGGAGACC ACCAACGCTGGAACCAACGCTGGAACCACGTCACCACCGcaaaccaccaccaccaccaccacctttaCAACCACAAG ccccaccaccaccatcaacgCCACAGCAGCTCAGCCAAAGACCTTTTTG TATTCTCTAAACAACGGACCCCAG AAACAGGAGGACAAGGACCTGGCGGAGGTGTGCAAGCGGCTCCTGGTGAACCTGCAGGACGGGAACTGCACCCTGAAATGGCAGCACCACGACAGCAAGGTCCAGTTTGACTACGTGGAGATAAACGGCAAAG TGAAAACCAGCCTCGCGAGCCAGTATTATGAAGAAATCATCAAG AAACCAACCGATAACAAGACCCTGATCGCCATCCTGGCTTCCTGCGGCGCTCTGCTGATCATGATCGTCATCCTGGCCGTGTGCGCCTCGCACCACCGCAAGCCGTACAACGAGAACCAG CAGCACCTGACGGAGGAGCTGCACACGGTGGAGAACGGCTACCACGACAACCCGACGCTGGAGGTGATGGAGGTGCAGCCGGAGATGCAGGAGAAGAAGACGGCGCTGAACGGCGAGTTCAACGACAGCTGGATCGTCCCCATCGACAACCTGCTGAAGGAGGACATAGCCGGCGAGGAGGACACGCACCTGTAG